TCATTCATTCACTAACAGGCTCTCTCTCTTTCTGGCTAAAACGCATACGCAGGCGGTCAAAGAAGAGATAGACCACCGGCGTTGTATACAGGGTAAGAAGCTGGCTCATCACCAGGCCGCCGACGATAGTGATCCCCAGCGGCTGGCGCAGTTCGGAGCCATCGCCGCCGGAAATGACCAGCGGCAGCGCGCCAAACAGCGCCGCCAGGGTGGTCATCATGATCGGACGAAAACGCAGCAAACAGGCCTGGAAGATGGCCTCTTCTGCGCTCAGGCTGCCCTTGCGCTGGGCTTCTAGGGCGAAGTCGACCATCATTATGGCATTCTTCTTCACTATCCCGATCAGCAACATGATGCCAATCAGTGCGATCAGGCTAAAGGGCGCGCCAAACAGTTCCAGCGCCAGCAGTGCGCCGACGCCCGCCGAGGGCAGCGTGGAGAGAATGGTCAGCGGGTGGACGTAGCTCTCGTAGAGGATCCCCAGCACGATATAGACCGTGGCAATCGCTGCCAGGATCAGGATCACCTGTGAATTCATCGTCTCCTGGAATACTTGTGCTGTACCGGCGAAGCTGCCGCGCACGCTCGAAGGGACGCCAAGTTGCGTCATCGCACGATCGATGGCGTCGCTGGCTTCCGACAGCGACGTGCCTGTCGGCAGGTTAAAGGCGATGGTCGACGCCGCCGACAGCCCCTGATGGTTCACCGACAGCGGCGCATTCGCCGGTTGCCAGTGGGCAAAGTAAGAGAGCGGAATCGACTGGCCTTCGCTGTTGATCACATACATCTTGTCCAGCGCGCTCACGTCCTGGGTATAGCGGGGATCAACTTCCATCACCACTTTGTACTGGTTAAGCGGTTGATAAATAGTGGAGATCTGCCGCTGACCAAAGGCGTTATTCAGCAGGCTGTTGGCCGCTTCAACACTGATGCCCAGCCGCGACATCGTTTCGCGATCGTAAACCAGGTTCATCTCCGCGCCGTTGTCCTGCTGGTCTGAGTTGACGTCCGCCAGTTGCGGCAGCGCCGCCAGCGCTTTACGGATCTTCGGCTCCCATTCGCGCAGGGCGCTGAGATCGTCCGACAGCAGGGCGAACTGGTAGCTGGCATTGGCCTGCCGCCCGCCGACGCGAATATCCTGTACGGCCATCAAAAACAGGCTTGCACCAGGCTCTTTCGCCAGTTTAACGCGTAACCGGTCAATCACCTGCTGCGCCGTTTCATTACGAATATGTCGGGATTTGAGGGTGATAAACATCATGCCGCTGTTCACGCGCGAGCCGCCGGTAAAACCGGTGACATTATCCACCGCCGGGTCGTCACGGATGATTTTCATAAAATCCTGCAACTTACCGCGCATCGCCTGGAAGGAGATGCTCTGATCCGCCTGAATGCCGCCCATCAGCACGCCGGTGTCCTGCTCCGGGAAGAAGGTTTTCGGAATGGAGATATAGAGCCAGACATTCAATGCGATGGTGCCAAGCAGCACCAGACCCACCAGCCGGGCGTGATTCAGCACCCATTTCAACGAACGGGCGTACTGCTGCTGGAGCGCAATCAGCAAACGGCCAACGCCTCTTTCCCGCGTGCGTTCGCGCGGTTTATGGCGCTTCAGCAGCCAGCCGCACATCATCGGCGTCAGCGTCAGTGAAATGACCAGCGAGATGCCAATCGCCACCGACAACGTGACGGCAAACTCGCGCAATAGCCTGCCCGGCAGGCCGGCCATCAGCAGCAGCGGCAGGAACACCGCTACCAGCGACAGGCTCATCGACAGCACGGTAAAACCGACTTCCCGCGTCCCCTGCAATGCCGCCTGTAACGGTTTTACGCCCGCTTCAAGATGGCGGGAGATGTTTTCCAGCACCACAATGGCATCGTCAACGACAAAGCCGGTGGCGATGGTCAGCGCCATCAGCGACAGGTTATTCAGGCTGAAACCGCACAGGTACATAGCGGCAAAGGTGCCAATCAGCGAAACCGGTACGGCGACAGCCGGAATAAGCGTCGCGCGGCCGGAACGCAAAAACAGGAACACCACCAGGATCACCAGCGCCACCGAGATCACCAGTGTCTGCTCCACTTCCGCCAGCGAGGCGCGAATGGTTGGCGAACGATCCTGGGCGATTTGCAGATCGATAGCGGCAGGAATGGTTTTCTGTAATTCCGGCAGGCGGGCGCGGATGCTGTCCACCGTCTGAATAATATTGGCTTCCGGTAGTTTGCGGATCATCAGCAAAATCGCCGGCTTTGCGTTGGTCATCCCGGCGTTGCGCACATCCTGCACCGAGTCGCTGACCGTGGCGACATCGCTTAAACGTACTGCCGCGCCGTTGTTGTAATGAATGATCAACGGCTGGTATTCGGCCGCCGTTTTCAGCTCATCATTCGTTTGTATTTGCCAGCGTTGAGCTCCGTCATCCACAGCGCCCTGCGGACGACGGACGTTGGCGCTGCTGATGGCGGTACGCACGGCATCGAGTGACACGCCCTGATTAAACAGCGCCTGCGGATTGAGATCGACGCGCACCGCGGGCAGCGAACTTCCGCCGACATCCACATCGCCGACGCCGTCGATCTGTGAGATGGTTTGTGCCAGCTGCGTCGAGGCAAAATCGTATAACTGGCCCTGCGAATAGGTATCCGAGGTCAGCGTCAGGATCATGATCGGCGCGTCCGACGGGTTCGCTTTGCGGTAGGTCGGACGGCTCGGCATACCGCTTGGCAGCAGGCTTTGCGCCGCGTTGATCGCCGCCTGCACATCGCGCGCGGCACCGTTGATATTGCGGTCAAAATTAAACTCTAAAATGATGCGCGTACTGCCCAGCGAGCTGGAAGAGGTCATCTCGCTGACCCCGGCAATCCGCCCCAGCGAGCGTTCCAGCGGCGTAGCGACCGACGACGCCATCGTCTCCGGCGAGGCGCCAGGTAGCGAGGCGCTGACCATGATCACCGGAAAATCGACCTGCGGCAGCGGGGCCACCGGCAACAGCCGGAAGCCGAGGATGCCGCACAGCGTTATCGCCAGCGAAATCAAAATCGTCGCCACCGGGCGGTAAATGAAGAGGGCGAAAAACTTCACTTACGCCTCCTCTTCACGGCGCGGGAAGCGCTGTTTTACGGCCAGCGACAGGCGGTCGAACAGCAGATAAATCACCGGTGTGGTAAACAGCGTCAGCACCTGGCTGACCAGCAAGCCTCCCACCATGCCGATACCCAGCGGGCGGCGCAGCTCTGCGCCCACGCCAGTGCTGAGCATCAGCGGCAGCGCACCGAGCAGGGCCGCCAGCGTGGTCATCAGGATCGGGCGAAAACGCAGCAGGCAGGCCTGGAAAATCGCGTCGCGCGGCGCCATCCCCTCTTCGCGTTCGGCGGCGAGAGCGAAGTCGATCATCATGATGGCATTTTTCTTGACGATACCAATCAGCAGAATGATGCCGATAATGGCAATCACATCCAGCTCACTGCCGGAAATCATCAGCGCCAGCAGCGCGCCAACGCCCGCGGTCGGCAACGTCGAGAGAATAGTGACCGGGTGAATAAAACTCTCATATAGCACGCCGAGCACGATATACATTGCCACCACTGCTGCGACGATCAGCCAGACCGTGCTGCCAAGTGCAGACTGGAACGCCAGCGTGCTGCCCTGGAACTGGGTGCGGATATCCGTCGGGAAATTGAGGGTTTTTTCGCTGTCGGTGATCGCCTGAACCGCATCGCCCAGCGAATAGCCGCTCGCCACGTTAAAAGAGATGGTGGTGGAGGGGAATTGATCGAGGTGGTTAATACTCAGCGGCGCAAAGCGTTGTTCCACTTTGGCAATCGAGGATAACGGCACTACGCCGCCGCCGCTGCTGGCCAGGCGGATATTCTCCAGCGCTGCCAGCCCCGGCGTTTGCGTGGTGTCGTGTTCCAGCACCACACGATACTGGTTTGACTGGGTATAGATGGTGGAGATCAGCCGCTGGCCGAAGGCGTTATACAGCGCGTTATCAACATCCGACATGGTGATACCAAGACGGCTGGCGGTGTTGCGGTCAACGTTGATCCTGGCCACCAGCCCTTTGTCCTGCCAGTCGCTGCTGACATCAGCAAGTTGCGGCAGCGCTTCCAGTTTAGCGATCAGTTGCGGCACCCAGGTGCTCAGCGCCTCCAGCGAGTTTGCCTGCAAGGTAAACTGGTACTGGGTGCGGCTGACCGTGGTGTCGATGGTCAGATCCTGCGTCGGTTGCAGATAGAGCGCCACGCCGGGCACTTTTGCCGCCGCCTGTTGCAGGCGCGCAATCACTGTCTGTACGCGGTCGTCGCGCTCATCCAGCGGCTTAAGGTTGATTTGCAGACGCGCGCTGTTCAGCGACGGGTTGGTACCATCGACGCCAACAAACGAGGTCAGGCTTTCAACCGCCGGATCCTGCAGGATAACGTCGGCAACCTGCCGCTGGCGCTGCGCCATGCTGGCAAACGACGCCGACTGCGGCGCCTGGAGCGTGCCCTGAATGATGCCGTTGTCCTGTACCGGGAAGAAGCCTTTCGGGATGAAAACCCACAGCGCCACCGACAGCAACAGCGTGCCTATCGCCACGCTGAGCGTCAGCCACGGGTGGTTGAGCACTTTCGCCAGCAGGTGGCCATACCCGGCAATCACGCGCTCAAAAAAACGCTCCGAGGCGCGGGAAAAACGGTTCTGCTTGCGCAGGGATTCAGCGCTCAGCATGCGCGCGCACATCATCGGCGTCAGTGTCAGTGAAACGATAGCCGAGATAAGAATGGCCACCGCCAGCGTGACGGCGAACTCGCGGAACAGGCGCCCGACAATATCGCCCATAAACAGCAGCGGGATCAGCACGGCAATCAGCGAGAAGGTGAGGGAGATAATGGTAAAGCCGATCTCGCCTGCGCCTTTCAGCGCCGCCGCCAGCGGTTTTTCCCCTTTTTCGATATAGCGCGAGATGTTCTCAATCACCACAATCGCGTCATCCACCACAAAGCCGGTGGCGATGGTCAGCGCCATCAGCGTCAGGTTATTGATAGAGAAATCGAGAAACACCATCACCGCAAAGGTGCCGATAAGCGACAGCGGCACGGCCACGCCAGGGATGATAGTGGCCGGAATATTGCGCAGAAACAGATAGATAATCATCACCACCAGCGCGATAGCCAGCATCAGTTCGAACTGGGTGTCGCTGACCGAGGCGCGGATGTTGTTGGTGCGATCGGAGAGCACTTTCACCGTGACCGATTTCGGCAGGCTCTCCGTTAACTGCGGCAGCAGAGTACGAATGCTGTCGGCGGTATCAATAATGTTGGCGCCCGGCTGACGCTGGACGTTCATCACAATAGCCTGTTGCTTATTCGCCCATGCGCCAAGCCAGCTATTTTCTGCGCCCTGTTCCACGGTTGCCACATCGCCCAGGCGAATGGGCGCACCGTTCTGGTAAGCGACAATCAACTGGCGGTACTCTTCGGCGGACTGCATCTGATCGTTGGCCGAGAGCGTGACGGCGCGCGTTGGGCCATCGAGGCTCCCTTTTGCCGAGTTAACGTTGGCATTGTCGATGGCGGTACGAATGGTTTCGCTGGTCAACCCCAGCGCGGCGATGGCCTGTGCGTTAAGTTTGACGCGCACTGCCGGGCGCTGGCCGCCGGAAAGCGTGACCAGACCAACGCCGGAAACCTGCGAAATTTTCTGCGCGACGCGCGTTTCGACCATATCTTCCACCTGCGTCATCGGCATGGCGGAAGAGGTGACTGCCAGCGTCATGATCGGCGGATCGGCCGGGTTAACTTTGCTGTAAACCGGCGGGTTAGGCAGATCGGAAGGGAGCAAGCTGTTGGCCGCGTTCATTGCCGCCTGCACTTCCTGCTCGGCAACATCCAACGGCAGCGTGAGCTGGAACTGCAACGTCACCACCGATGCGCCGCCGGAGCTTTGCGACGACATCTGTTTTAAGCCCGACATCTGGCCAAATTGCCGTTCGAGCGGCGCGGTTATCGCCGACGTCACCACATCCGGGCTGGCTCCGGGGTAAAGGGTGACTACTTGAATGGTGGGGTAATCCACTTCCGGCAGCGCAGAGACGGGAAGAAAACGGTAGCCGATGACCCCGGCAAGCAGAATCGCCACCATCAATAAGGTGGTGGCGACCGGGCGTAAGATAAACAGACGGGAAGGACCTCCCGTCCGGCCTGGCGGTAGCAACTGCATCAGGAGTGCGCTCCTTTCGCCGGATGCTCACGTTTTGTGGGCATCTGCTGGGCGCTTTGCGCATCCACCACTTCCACTTTGGCCCCTTCGGTCAGACGGTCGATACCGTCCGTCACTACGCGATCGCCCGCCGACAGCCCGGCGGCAATCACCACTTTCTGGCTGTCCTGAATACCCGGCGTAACGATATGTTTGCTGACCTGGTTATTCTCATTCACCACCCAGACAAAGTTGCCTTCATTACCCATTTGCAGCGCAGCGGCAGGGATCACAACGGCATCTTGTTGCGTGGCGACCAGCATGCGCGCATTGACGAACTGGTTGGGGAACAGCGCGTCGTCCTGGTTATTAAAGCGTGCTTTCAGTTTGATGGTGCCGGTGGTGGCATCGATCTGGTTATCAAGACTGAGCAGCGAACCGCTGCTCAGTTTCTGTTTGTTCGTGCGATCCCAGGCTTCCACTACCAGCGGTTGGCCTGCTTTTTGCGCCTGCACCACGGTGGCGATTTCGCTTTCCGGCAGGGTAAAAACGAGGTCAATCGGGTGGGTTTGCGTCAGCACCACAATACCGGTGGTGTCGCTGCTGCTGATTTGGTTACCAATATCCACCTGCTTTAAGCCAACGCGCCCGGAGATGGGTGCCGTGATGCGGCTCCAGTCCAGCTGCAACTGGGCGCTGGCGACCGAAGCTTCATCGGCTTTGACGGTGCCTTCAGATTCCGTTACCAGCGCCTGCTGGGTATCGAGATCCTGACGGGAGACGAGACTGGTTTTCGCCAGTTGCTGATAGCGGGCCAGATCGCGGCGCGCATTCGCCAGCGTGGCTTTATCTTTTGCCAGTTGCCCCTGTGCCTGCGCCAGTGCCACTTTAAATTCGCTGGGGTCGATTTCAGCCAGCAGATCGCCGGCCTTAACCTGTTGCCCTTCCTGGAAGTGGAGCGCCATCAGTTGGCCGGAAACACGGCTGCGGACGGTCACGGTATTGGTTGCCGTAATCGTACCGAGACCTGAGAGATAACGTGGAACGGATTCGCGGGTCGCTGTGGCAGCCTGTACCGGCGGTAACGCGCCGCCGCGCATGCCGTGGCGACCGCTGCCAGCCTGACGTTGCGTGTGCCCGGTGGCGGAAGAAGAAGTAGCCTCTTGATGGCTAAAGTGGTACCACGCGGCACCTGCCGCTGCGATAACCACGACCGCAACAAGCGTGCGGCGAAAAGTGAAACTGCGTTTCATCGTTATATGTATCTCGTCCTGAAAAAACCATGACCAAAATAATACTAGTTTAGTGAGGCCTTAACGCAGAAAAATGGAGGAAATATGAAACACTGTTTAGAAACGTCGAGCGGGGATGGAAATTTGCGTTAGGGGTAATATGGAGAAGAAAATCATGCCGGATGGCGATCATCCGGCAAAATATTAGCGAAACAGAACCTGCGCCCAGCGGGCAAGCCCGGCGGTGACAGAGCCAAAATCATCGCCGCCCGCAATCGGAATCCCCGGCAGCGTTTCCGCCAGCGCTTTCTTGATGATGGGCGAGCGGGCGCTCCCGCCGGTCAGGTAGATTACTTCCGGCGTTTCGTTGCTGTTTTCCAGCGCCAACTGCACCTGCTCAATAATGCGCTGTAACGGCTGATTGAGCGCCGCTTCCAGACCCTCCTGGGTGATGGCAGTGGCAAGATCGTCGCTGATAAACGGCAGCGGCGCGGTGACATGCGCTTCTTCCGAGAGCGCTATTTTGCTCTCTTCGGCGCTGCGCACCAGCCGGTAGCTCAGACGCTGCCGCCACACTTTCAGCAGCAGGGCCACTTTTTCCGCGTCGCGGGCGTCGCGCAGCAGATCGTTGAGCAGACGGCCATTGGCGGCGCTGTAAAATTCGGCTTGCGCCGGCACATCGTTGATCGCCACCGCGTTCCACCACGGCAGAATTGGCAGGGCGATGCCTTTTTCCGTCTGGCCGCCCATACCAAGCAGAGGCATCAGGCTTTTAAACGCCAGTGCGATATCCAGATCGTTACCGCCAACGCGGCAACCGCTGTGGCCGAGTAGGCTGGCTGCACGATCCTGTCTGGCGCGCCACTGTGGGCCCATCAGCAGAATGGAGCAGTCTGTTGTTCCGCCGCCAATATCCACCACCAGCACGCGTTTCTCTTCGCTTAGTGTGGCTTCAAAATCGAGCCCTGCTGCTACCGGTTCATACTGGAACACCACATCACGGAAACCGGCGCGTTTCGCCGCGCGCTCAAGGATCCCCTGTGCCTGGGCGTTAGCATCATCGCCGCCGAGCCCCTGGAAGTTGATCGGTCGGCCAATGACCGCCTGGTTGATGCTTTCCGGCAGTTGCGTTTCGGCCTGCTGGCGAATGTGCAGCATCATGGCGCAGACCAGATCCTCAAACAGGGCGATCTGCTGCGGTTTCAGGCCGCTGGCGCCGAGGAAGGATTTCGGCGATTTAACGAAGTAAACCTCTTCCGGATCGCTCACATACTGACGCAGCGAGGCGAGGCCAAATTGTACGCTGGCGGCGTTGACCTCAATATCTTCCTCACGGTTAAAGCTCACTGCCCGGCGCAGTAGCGCCTGGGTTTCGCTCCCCGTAGCCGGAACCTGATGGTGACGATAGAGCCATTCGCTGACGGCTTCGCGCGTTGGCGCGCAGAGCATAGATGGCAGCAGCGTACTGTTATTTTCCATGGTCAGCAGGTGTGGCGCGCCATCGCGCATTACTGCAATCGAGCAGTTTGCTGTCCCGTAGTCAAAGCCTACAAACACGTGTTTATCCCCATGCCAGTGAAGAAGGGGGGCGACTTTAGCCGAATGCGGCGCGGGCGACAACCGGAATATGAAAGCAAGGCGGAAAATTCCGATGCCGTTTATGCTGTTAGCAGAAAAGAGGAGCAACTATGTACGAACTGCGCTGGCAGCCGCCCTATGACTGGGCCTGGATGTTGGGATTTTTAGGCGATCGCGCCGTGGCGGGTGTTGAAGAGATTGATGCGACACGCTATGTGCGCTCCTTTGCCGCTGGCGAGCATCGCGGGTTGATTATTGCCGAACCGGATGAGGCGAGCGCGACACTGAGGGTCACGCTCAGTGAAGGTTTGCAGCCGATTGCGGAACTGTGCCTGCAACGGATTCGCTGTCTGTTTGATCTTGACTGCAATCCGCAGGAGGTGACCGCGGCGCTGGGGACGTTGGGCGCTGCGCGACCGGGGTTGCGCCTGCCGGGATGTGTTGATCCATTTGAGCAGGGCGTGCGGGCGATTTTAGGCCAGTTAGTCAGCGTGGCGATGGCGGCAAAGCTGACGGCAAAGGTTGCGCAGCGTTATGGCGATGTGCTGGATGAGCGCGGTTTTATCTGTTTTCCCACTCCGCAGCAGCTCTCTGCGGCGCAAGTCGGGGATTTACAAACGCTCGGCATGCCGCGCAAACGCGCTGAATCGCTGATATATCTGGCACAGGCAGCCTGCGACGGTTTGCTGCCGCTGACGGCACCGGTGGATGTGGAGCAGGGGGTGAAAGCCTTGCAAACTTTCCCCGGCATCGGCCGCTGGACCGCCAGCTACTTTGCCCTGCGCGGCTGGCAGGCGAAAGATATTTTTCTACCCGACGATTATCTGATCAAGCAGCGTTTTGCCGGGATGACGCCCGCGCAGACGAGGCGCTACGCCGAACGCTGGCAGCCGTGGCGCTCCTATGCACTGTTGCATATCTGGTATACGGCGGGGTGGGGGCCTGAAGTGTGATGCCTTGTGGTTTTAATGCATTTTCCGTCCGGATAAGGCGCCACCCTGTTTGTCAGTTGATAGCGAAATAACTGGTATTCAGCATCAAATCCAGCGGCTGAGCCTGCGAAATAATATCGCCATAAATCATATCGATGCCGACGCCGGAAAGGGTATCCATCATCAGCGGCTGATTGGTCGGCCCGGCAATGCTCTTCATGCCAAGGCGCTGGGCGTGGCCCTGAATAATGGTCACCATCATCTCGTCCATCAGATTACCGTGAACGTTGGTAACCAGTTCCGGATCGAGCATCAGGTAATCGACCATATTCGGACTCAGGCGGTTAAAAATATCCAGATCGTGCCCGATACGGCTGAGAATAATGCGGCAACCCGCCTGGCGCAGCCGCTTCAGATTGTCGAGCAGGGTGTTATCTTCACGCATCAGCGCATCGGCATGTACCACCAGATGCAACAGCCGGGCGGATAGCGGGCCGCTTTCCAGCAGTTCGAGCAGTTCATTCACCAGCGTTGTGCTGGAGAGCCCGGCCACGGAAAGCGGCAGGGCAACGCCGAGCCCTTTACCCGCAACGGCAGTAGCGTGGTTACGGAAAAACTCATGGAATACGCGGCGGTCGAGCGCGCGGATCAGCTCTGGTTCGCTAAGGCCGGAACGGAAAGCGTGCTCCTCCATCACTTCGCCTTCGCTGGTCCACAAGCGCAGGGAGAGTAGCCAGAAGTTGCAGGCCTCCGGTACGCGCGGCGACGCTACGCCGCGGGCAATCAGCAGCAGATGATTGTCTTTGATCATATGCCACTGTTCATCCAGCGACATGATGCTGCGATCATGCTGCATCTGGCCTTGCTGCGGTTCGTACACGGTCACGATCCCGCGCCCATTATTTTTGGAGGCATAACAGGCGATATCCGCCTGCGACATCACTTCTGAAGCCTGATAG
Above is a genomic segment from Kosakonia radicincitans DSM 16656 containing:
- a CDS encoding MdtB/MuxB family multidrug efflux RND transporter permease subunit; translated protein: MQLLPPGRTGGPSRLFILRPVATTLLMVAILLAGVIGYRFLPVSALPEVDYPTIQVVTLYPGASPDVVTSAITAPLERQFGQMSGLKQMSSQSSGGASVVTLQFQLTLPLDVAEQEVQAAMNAANSLLPSDLPNPPVYSKVNPADPPIMTLAVTSSAMPMTQVEDMVETRVAQKISQVSGVGLVTLSGGQRPAVRVKLNAQAIAALGLTSETIRTAIDNANVNSAKGSLDGPTRAVTLSANDQMQSAEEYRQLIVAYQNGAPIRLGDVATVEQGAENSWLGAWANKQQAIVMNVQRQPGANIIDTADSIRTLLPQLTESLPKSVTVKVLSDRTNNIRASVSDTQFELMLAIALVVMIIYLFLRNIPATIIPGVAVPLSLIGTFAVMVFLDFSINNLTLMALTIATGFVVDDAIVVIENISRYIEKGEKPLAAALKGAGEIGFTIISLTFSLIAVLIPLLFMGDIVGRLFREFAVTLAVAILISAIVSLTLTPMMCARMLSAESLRKQNRFSRASERFFERVIAGYGHLLAKVLNHPWLTLSVAIGTLLLSVALWVFIPKGFFPVQDNGIIQGTLQAPQSASFASMAQRQRQVADVILQDPAVESLTSFVGVDGTNPSLNSARLQINLKPLDERDDRVQTVIARLQQAAAKVPGVALYLQPTQDLTIDTTVSRTQYQFTLQANSLEALSTWVPQLIAKLEALPQLADVSSDWQDKGLVARINVDRNTASRLGITMSDVDNALYNAFGQRLISTIYTQSNQYRVVLEHDTTQTPGLAALENIRLASSGGGVVPLSSIAKVEQRFAPLSINHLDQFPSTTISFNVASGYSLGDAVQAITDSEKTLNFPTDIRTQFQGSTLAFQSALGSTVWLIVAAVVAMYIVLGVLYESFIHPVTILSTLPTAGVGALLALMISGSELDVIAIIGIILLIGIVKKNAIMMIDFALAAEREEGMAPRDAIFQACLLRFRPILMTTLAALLGALPLMLSTGVGAELRRPLGIGMVGGLLVSQVLTLFTTPVIYLLFDRLSLAVKQRFPRREEEA
- the alkA gene encoding DNA-3-methyladenine glycosylase 2 yields the protein MYELRWQPPYDWAWMLGFLGDRAVAGVEEIDATRYVRSFAAGEHRGLIIAEPDEASATLRVTLSEGLQPIAELCLQRIRCLFDLDCNPQEVTAALGTLGAARPGLRLPGCVDPFEQGVRAILGQLVSVAMAAKLTAKVAQRYGDVLDERGFICFPTPQQLSAAQVGDLQTLGMPRKRAESLIYLAQAACDGLLPLTAPVDVEQGVKALQTFPGIGRWTASYFALRGWQAKDIFLPDDYLIKQRFAGMTPAQTRRYAERWQPWRSYALLHIWYTAGWGPEV
- the mdtC gene encoding multidrug efflux RND transporter permease subunit MdtC; the encoded protein is MKFFALFIYRPVATILISLAITLCGILGFRLLPVAPLPQVDFPVIMVSASLPGASPETMASSVATPLERSLGRIAGVSEMTSSSSLGSTRIILEFNFDRNINGAARDVQAAINAAQSLLPSGMPSRPTYRKANPSDAPIMILTLTSDTYSQGQLYDFASTQLAQTISQIDGVGDVDVGGSSLPAVRVDLNPQALFNQGVSLDAVRTAISSANVRRPQGAVDDGAQRWQIQTNDELKTAAEYQPLIIHYNNGAAVRLSDVATVSDSVQDVRNAGMTNAKPAILLMIRKLPEANIIQTVDSIRARLPELQKTIPAAIDLQIAQDRSPTIRASLAEVEQTLVISVALVILVVFLFLRSGRATLIPAVAVPVSLIGTFAAMYLCGFSLNNLSLMALTIATGFVVDDAIVVLENISRHLEAGVKPLQAALQGTREVGFTVLSMSLSLVAVFLPLLLMAGLPGRLLREFAVTLSVAIGISLVISLTLTPMMCGWLLKRHKPRERTRERGVGRLLIALQQQYARSLKWVLNHARLVGLVLLGTIALNVWLYISIPKTFFPEQDTGVLMGGIQADQSISFQAMRGKLQDFMKIIRDDPAVDNVTGFTGGSRVNSGMMFITLKSRHIRNETAQQVIDRLRVKLAKEPGASLFLMAVQDIRVGGRQANASYQFALLSDDLSALREWEPKIRKALAALPQLADVNSDQQDNGAEMNLVYDRETMSRLGISVEAANSLLNNAFGQRQISTIYQPLNQYKVVMEVDPRYTQDVSALDKMYVINSEGQSIPLSYFAHWQPANAPLSVNHQGLSAASTIAFNLPTGTSLSEASDAIDRAMTQLGVPSSVRGSFAGTAQVFQETMNSQVILILAAIATVYIVLGILYESYVHPLTILSTLPSAGVGALLALELFGAPFSLIALIGIMLLIGIVKKNAIMMVDFALEAQRKGSLSAEEAIFQACLLRFRPIMMTTLAALFGALPLVISGGDGSELRQPLGITIVGGLVMSQLLTLYTTPVVYLFFDRLRMRFSQKEREPVSE
- a CDS encoding MdtA/MuxA family multidrug efflux RND transporter periplasmic adaptor subunit, encoding MKRSFTFRRTLVAVVVIAAAGAAWYHFSHQEATSSSATGHTQRQAGSGRHGMRGGALPPVQAATATRESVPRYLSGLGTITATNTVTVRSRVSGQLMALHFQEGQQVKAGDLLAEIDPSEFKVALAQAQGQLAKDKATLANARRDLARYQQLAKTSLVSRQDLDTQQALVTESEGTVKADEASVASAQLQLDWSRITAPISGRVGLKQVDIGNQISSSDTTGIVVLTQTHPIDLVFTLPESEIATVVQAQKAGQPLVVEAWDRTNKQKLSSGSLLSLDNQIDATTGTIKLKARFNNQDDALFPNQFVNARMLVATQQDAVVIPAAALQMGNEGNFVWVVNENNQVSKHIVTPGIQDSQKVVIAAGLSAGDRVVTDGIDRLTEGAKVEVVDAQSAQQMPTKREHPAKGAHS
- the yegD gene encoding molecular chaperone, translated to MFVGFDYGTANCSIAVMRDGAPHLLTMENNSTLLPSMLCAPTREAVSEWLYRHHQVPATGSETQALLRRAVSFNREEDIEVNAASVQFGLASLRQYVSDPEEVYFVKSPKSFLGASGLKPQQIALFEDLVCAMMLHIRQQAETQLPESINQAVIGRPINFQGLGGDDANAQAQGILERAAKRAGFRDVVFQYEPVAAGLDFEATLSEEKRVLVVDIGGGTTDCSILLMGPQWRARQDRAASLLGHSGCRVGGNDLDIALAFKSLMPLLGMGGQTEKGIALPILPWWNAVAINDVPAQAEFYSAANGRLLNDLLRDARDAEKVALLLKVWRQRLSYRLVRSAEESKIALSEEAHVTAPLPFISDDLATAITQEGLEAALNQPLQRIIEQVQLALENSNETPEVIYLTGGSARSPIIKKALAETLPGIPIAGGDDFGSVTAGLARWAQVLFR